The Polyodon spathula isolate WHYD16114869_AA chromosome 10, ASM1765450v1, whole genome shotgun sequence genome contains the following window.
TGTTCCGAGAACATCTATATTAGCTCTCAAGCTGTGCATCTGCTTACCGTTTTCTAGTTTATCTGCTTTTCAACTTGTAAGAAGTATACAGCATGTATGTGCCCAGTGTTAGGGTAATGACTTTCTGATGACAACAAACCCCATTTATTAATGGCCCATCTGCACCATAAAACTGGTCTGTAAATCTCATCCCAACATCAAGCTGGGGCTGCAGTCCAATCTAAATCTGGACAGTACAAATAAAGTCAAAGAGCACTGTTTGTATAActatatttatttctatattaattCACCCAACCATTACATTACCCTGACAGTATAAAATAATCACAGCCTTTGTGTTCACCCTACTTTTTTTCTGAAGTCATACAATAATGTGTGTAGGTTAGACAGATTGTATCAGCACCAGCTGAGCAATGTATGTATAAGGCTCCTGGACGAGCTTTATAGAAACACAGATTGCACCAGCAGTTTCAGTGCTGCTCGATCAACATAATTCAGTTTAAGTCTACATTGAAAATTCAATATGTAAATGTTATTCCACAAAAGCCACCTAGTACATTTTTCTTCAAACACTTGCActagttatttataataaactgaaTCCAAATGATACACTGAAAGCATGATGTTAACAAATTGTCTTAATATGCAGAGGCAGCAAGCTGTAAATGCACTTTTAATACTGATTAAATACTCTGAGAAGCAGAATAAAACAGGTCTGCTTTGGCTGGAAACCAGTTTTGTAAGTGGTGAGCGAGACATtgtgtaacattttaattaaaacctgCAGACCAGTCTTGGTTGCCCCAGCTCAAAAAcatattcacaaaaataaaggtttcatgctctaaatgtaaaacatttgaaaCGTGTTTGAAAATAGGTCATTCAACACATCTACTTAGTACTGTCACTCTGTGTTTACATGTATGCAACCAATCAACTCCATTGGAGAATTTGAAAGTCTCAAACCAAAAGCAGTGAAAGTAGTCTGAAGTGATACAACAGACATGTCTGAAGAACAGTGAATACTTTAATCATTATGAATCTAATACAGTACCTAATTTACAAAGCAGACCTAGGGATATGCAATTCACATCTGCCTGAGAAAAAGTGTCAATCTCTGAGGCAATCTGCTATTATACAACTtgaatgtaaaaacaaagttCATAGTACTGAAGGTAGGATGCTTTCTGGATCTCCCCAAATAGTTACAGCACTCTAGAAGTTCTGTGTTTCAGTGCACAGGAATGGTTACCAATATTTGTTGCCATGTTTGGTTTAAGACTTGACATCTTCTGAGGTCTTCCATCAATTATTTAGATAATTACAATCCTAACTGGGGCAACATATCCTAGTTATGCAGCTGATGAAAACAAACTGGTCAGATTTCATAGTACTTTCACATTAGTCCAGGGCACAGACATACAGCAGATGCTAAACTGACagccagctttttttttaaaatatattttcagttttacatACACAAAGATGAAAGGTGCAACAACAGACTTATCTCTGTTTAGAAAAGAGGTTTTTGAAGGCATTGTTGTAGTTCTTGTTAAAGGCGGTGTAAATGAACGGATTGAAGAATGAGTTGGAGTAGCCGAGCCACAGGAAGATGCTCTTCCACACCGCAGGGATGTTACAGGAGCAGAGAGGGCTGATGAGCTCCGTAATGAAGAAGGGGATCCAGCACAGTACAAACACCCCGATCAGAATGCCCACCATCACGGCAGCTTTCCTCTCTTTCTGTTCCCTCCACGTCTCTCCATCTGTCTGGAAGGTGATGGTGGCGTGGCGCACGGTAAACACCATCTGTGGTGCCAGAGGCGCTTCTTTCACCTAAAGATAACAAAAGAATATGAAATGAAGGAAGTAGATTTTCAGTTCACGAATCACCTATCACTCACAATGTGTTTTTGCATTACTCCTTTATTTAGATGTGGTATGAATACTGTCTGTAATACTTAAGACCACTGTTTTTTAAGCTACTGTTGCAAAGAGGAAACTTGTGAACGTAGGATTTCATAGcctgaatttatttaaaagatgcttGCGGTTCCTATTACTCTTAAGCATAAGGAAAGCCAACAGCTTTACCTTCTGCTACCAAATTAACAATTAGTGTCAGGGGGTGGTGGGAGGGTATGCTAGTAATATTCATATACACTTAGAATAAATTTACTTTCTGCTATTAAAAACGTGTAAGTAAAAAAATCATATTATGAGAATATATgtaattataacttttttttttaaagttgtaccctagtttatatatatatatatatatatatatatatatatatatatatatatatatatatatatatatatatggttataatGTGTATTATGACAAATCCTTACATTTCGTTTTATTATTTAGATGCTAACATTTCAAATAGTCTAATTAAACGGCTCGTTTTCAAAGATAGCTAGAAATAAGGGAAGCTGGAAcgaaaataaaatcaacaatttGTTGCAAGAACAGAACAGCCTACGTGCACGTCTTCTATTCCACACCCAATTCAGTAGGCTGTTACAAAGTATTAGGCAGCTGCAGCGGTTTCATACACAACACATGGCAAGTCTATTTGATAAGAAACAGGTACAAATGTTGACTGAAACGCACGTGTAATTTccccaaattaattttaaaaaaaatatagtaaaataaaataataaaaaacacgtTTTTGAAATAGTTTTCAGCTGTAATTTTTTCAAAAGACAACATCGAAAATAAACTAAGCAtgtgttagaaaaaaatatatacaaatgattGAGTAATCTTACCTGTACTACCCCTGGCATTGGTATAACAGTGTTCCTTCTGCGACTTCCAATGCTGAACTTGGCAGCTTTGTAAATTTTCCAGTAAACAAAGAGAACTACAGACAGGGGCAGGTAAAATGCCCCAAAAGTTGAAAAGATTGTGTAAGACGGCTCCTGGCTAACCTGACAGTTCTTATCGTCTGCCGTATAAGCTTCTCCCCATCCAAAAAGAGGGGACAAGGAAATCACCGCTGACAGAACCCAGGTCAATGCAATCATGATGCTGGATATGTTTTTCCTTGTTTTCAGGGTGTACTCCAGGTGTCTGGTGATTGACCAGTACCTGTCGAGAGCTATGGCAGTCACATTCCAGATGCTTGCTGTGCAACATAGAACATCAAAGGAGATCCACACATCACAAAGCAGTCTCCCCAGTCGCCATCTTCGACCAGAAAGCTCGTTGACAAGACTGAGGGGCATCACAAGCGCTGCCACCATCACATCAGACACAGCCATGGAAGCCACCAGATTGTGAGGAACTCTGTGGAACGTCTTCACCCGGAAGATCGTTACCAACACCAAAAGGTTCCACAAGAAGGTAGCGATGATTAAGATGACCAGTAAAGTCAGCATGAGAATGCTGAAGATGGAGAACGTCCGTCTTTCCAGCATCTCCTCTTCAGAGCTGCCGTTTACCCCCAGAGAAACGTTAATGTCAAAGCCCATTATGATAAACTCAAACTATTGCCCACTTAAGGATGAACGCTCCTTTCTGGTGGATAAATCGGTTAGTTCGCCATGCCTTTAAAACTTCTTCCAGTGTAAGTGCAATAAAGTCGATAAATTTTCAGCTTTACTTATTTAGTGAAgttgtttaaacaaacacatagtatttatttatagtattaaTTGCGTCTCTATTAAGTCTTCAACACTTCACCAATACAATTACTTAAGCCCCTGTTAGCTTTCTCCCCTTCAGCTGCGTCTGTTCTAGGTCACCTCTGTACCCACATTGGTCTGACAGCCTGTAGACATCTTCTctttaatttacatttcaaagtcTTCCAGTTTGAAAAGGATATGCTATACTGAGCAGTGGAAAGATGACTATCAACCATACATAATGGAAATCCTATTAAAGCGGACAAGAGTTGCGAGATAAAAGCTCCTTTTACGCAAAATCCATGCGCGCCTATGAGAGACATACGGTGGCTCTGACACGTTTTGAGCAGAAagccaattatttatttcacagctGGAGTCAGTTAATTGTGTCCAGTACTAGATCAAAAACGACCTATAAATAcgtatagctaacttgaaatatgcaactgttcaagagctgaaaacaagtaaaaaggtctaattaagcaaatggtcagttcaattaagggtctagttaagtaattgagagctcggttagaatgaaaaccagcagccacaagaGGGTCCCCAAGAGGGAGTTTGAGAAGCCCGGGTTTATAACGTAAGTAAAACATCTGCATATCAATCTGGAGGCTTTTAGAATTCTAGTTCTCATTGTTCTGGATATACGCCAGGTAAGGACAACAATTGTAGGTTTTGCTGAGAAGATTGTAAACATCCACCAGATGTAATTACCTTCGTTTACAATTTGTGAGTATAGTTTACTGGCTTTCTAATTATTCTTTAATCTGTTTTTGCGTTGCatggcgaaaaaaaaaaacaaaaaaaaaaaaaaaaaaaaaaaaacaatgaccaaACCATGTGCAGTACGGCAGTCCTCTACTAGCAAGGTCATGGGTTAAAGGAAGTCAAGAACACCTGTCTAAATTAGCCAGAACGCTAATGATCTAAGGCTTAATCTACATTTCCTCATAATTTACGCAGTCGTGCCCAACATTTCAAactagaaatgtttatttatttattttgtgaaaaacaacaaagtatCCTGGGAGGAACAATCCAAGAGGAatgacaagttaaaaaaacaatgtggcagaCAATGGTTAATTTATACTGTACCCCACCTGAAAAACGTGACACCGACCGTGAAATTGATTCTGCACCGATACACCTGTTTTATGTACTTCTACTATCCTGTACTAAAATCCAATTAAGTTATATGTACAGTTACATGTTCCTGATACGATTgttgcaattttaaaaagaaaactcatCATAAACTGGACTAGGATTTGATATGACACTTCAATAGCACGGCTATACTCACCGATTGGTAGACAGGGGCATCCGGGGCGGATTTACATGACCTGCAGATCTTGGCAGTACCGTCAGCGACCAAattaaacttacattttaaaatatctgtccAAGCTAAATCAGAAAGCGCTACAGTCATTACTGTAGCGgttcatgtaaaataatttacaaatatgtacagtagcaGAGCAGAAACGTACATAAAAATTAATTTCAAACCACGTTCATATTTTTTACTCACTcctctatctatacacacacagaacGCGAGTTATTTGTCCAGCTATAAACTCGTCCCTGGCTCAGCGCTGCCTGTCGCAATCCCAACCAATTCGGTGGATTTAGAGAGCTGTGTCTAAATACATACAGGTATTTACACCGCAGACaggaaatgaagaaaaacagcactTCTGAAAGTTTACGTTCCTATTGcatacagtaatgtaaaaaaacgagaacagttaaaaaaaaagagagaaacgcAGCAATCATAAAGCAATCATTTGGATTTTAACTGTCCTTTAGCGTTTCTACTTTGTTAGTCACATGCTTTTAACTTCAAggctttaaatgtttatgtattgCAGTTTTTAACTTTATGGTCATACCTTGTTACACCACCGTCAAAGTTAAGAGTTAAATACGGAAACCTaggaatttaattattaaatgtcaTGATTGTGGAATATACGAAAATATATTTGGTAGCGCCCTACACAGTATAGCCAAAAGTTAAATTTGTGTGATTAAAATATAATTGCCACTGAACAACTAACACACTGTAACCTGACCGACAGAAAAAAGCCTTGTACCAACTACCGAATTAGGTCTGTACGGCAAACAACGTTACAGAATGGCAATATGGCACACATGAATGCAATACTTGAAACGTTGTATATGATGGGTGCATCTGAAATGGTTGAAGTAGCAGCTGAAAGAAGTGCTGAGTCAATGATGGAATTTCACCAAGACTTTAATCATATATCAGCATAGTTACCCACtacaaatgtatacattaaaaCAATGGGAATGTTATTTAATATGACAACaggttgaaacaaacaaaacaaatatcaaaagtaAGCTGCAGTCTGAAAAAATCGAAGTTTAGCATAAGGCATCGCTAAATTTCCAGTTTCGTATCAACGAGAAAACTGCCTCCTGTCCGATTGATTCTTGTTCACGTGTTTGAAGATCTTGGATTTGTGCACGTTCTTGGACTTCTGATAACCAAATCCACCACCGCCTCCCCTTTTCTGCATTTTCTTCCCCTGGCTGCTGTTTACATCTGAAAATAATTGGTTAAGGaaattcagttcaattaagggcctAGTTAAGTAATTGGGAGCTCGGAACGAACACCAGCAGAAAGTGTGTGTGTCCCAGGACCTCAGTAATGTTACCAATTAATCAAAATGGGTCTTAATCCACTGTGGGTgtggcttatttttatttatttatttatttaaactgctgtATGGTATCTTTTGTAATTCAATTTTGGGGGCCAACAGACAAGGCCAAAGTAGTTATTCTTACACCTGGGATATTTTTCGAAGTTAAACTATGGCTTTTATTACCTTTTGCAAatgaacaaatatccaaacatgtAAATTCCATGTTACAACCAGCACTAAATAAAATACCAACCCtgaacacacacacgcatgtaTAATTATTGTCACAGTGAAAAGGATACTGAGATCCACATATGGAGGTACTTTGAACCCAAAGGAAATGGCGACTTTAGGTAGGTCCAGCGTGCCGACGCTGTAGATCTGTTTGAGTGAATGCGAATCATACGCTCTGATGTAGGCTTTATAAGCTTCCTGAGCAGACTTATGCAGGTAGTAGTTCTTCTCAATCAGTTTCTCAAGCTAAAAGAGAAAAATGATTCACATtgttattacaatacaaaaatcGGTTAGACTGCCATAAAACTCAACCACTGTTCCACCTAGCATTGCTTCATCTCTCATCTGCAATACTCCTATAATGGGTTCTTTCACACAATCTGCGTTTATAAAGCTGGGCTGACTATCAAGAGGATTTACCTCTCAACAAAAGGACATTGCTCCTATAATAGAAAGCCTAATTTATAGAAAACACAGATGACATCCccatatttaaatggtaaattaGAAAACAAGGTGTCCTACTTGCACCACTGTAACACTAAACAAGCTTCATATACTTCAATTGTGTGACAGATGAGAACTAAACTTACTCAAATCAACAAGGGACAGCTAATCCCGTGCTGTGAAACCACAccagcattttaaaagcaaaacatgcACCATCACTAATGCTGCCcacaaataatatttatcaaTAATCTGGTAAGGCCAGCCAATAGCACATTTACAATCTAGTAGTGCTGGGAAACCCTACGAATCTACCAATCCATATGAGAGagctttcaaaaacaacaaaacaaacctccaataattaacagaaaaaaaaaaaagtatatgaaggTTAACCTGTGACTGGATGTCTGAAATCTTGCTCCAGGAAAATTCAAATTCACTTAGTGGTACCTGCAAGAAACATTAAAACATCACTACATCAACAACACAGAGAAATGGTTCAAACAGTTACAGTATCAATATAGATTTGAAGAGCTTCATGGATTACCTTAGCCTGTTTGAGGTACCGCAGGAAACCCAGTTCTTCAGGTCTAAGAATCAAAAGGGCATGTCCTTTTCCATTAATACCTCTGGCTGTCCTACCAACACGATGAATGTATTCCTGTAAACAAAATCATAACTTTGGTTATTACAAATCAAGATGAAATATGGATAATTTCTCAGACCTTGCCTTGCGCACGTGTGTGTGtcctataattatatatagacacacacacacacacacagtacacctCGCTATAATgtccttcattataacgaacttAGCCCCTGCAccgcaaataaaaacaaaacaaaaaaactaaaaatctcacacacacacacacacagtcaacatcccggtctgtatgcATGGGATGCCATCTCCGCAGTGACGTCAACTCTCTTGTCTCAATAAAGAAGGCGTGTGCTGTGTAACTATACATccaaaacaattaattttatgttgcaacaaagctggaaactatatcgaccatttgaaaaaaggagtaatgcAGGCATGTCTGTCGTGAACATagaggttgtcaaaaagcacttttttggcTTTTTCAGCAAACAATGCGGCaaaacaaaattgattaaagaaaaaaataaataaataaacttgaggATCCGATGAACATTTCATGGTCGGGATGATTTGGAATACATGCATATGAAGACGAACAAGTAATTCCACTTTatttcacaatctcatctcattaatttactccaacagtttagccttcattttgattgtccttttgctataacaaacccctcgatataacgaacaaaaggcttggaccccaataGCTTTGTTACAGCGAgggtgtatttttttatatatatataaagattttaatTACTGTAGGTTATTACAACCTACAGTAGAAATGGTATGAATGAACATTGCCTTGATCTACAGAATGATTAATCTTTAGGCAACCACTCGACTGAGTAGGATGTTCGTCACAATGACGCAATCAGCAATGTTATGTAAATTAAATTCTTCTTATACAAGAATACATTAATGATACACGCACTAATGATGCTTAGGCAGTCATGTGGTATCACTGCCAACTCCATTGCATACCTTTGGATCATCAGTAGGATCATACTGAACTATCCAGTCCACTTCAGGAATATCAAGGCCCCTGGCAGCTACATCCGTACACAGCAATGTTCCAGAATCTGCATTGCAGAACTGGAAAAACGTGGTGGTTCGCTTAGTTTGTTTCTGCTTTCCCTGAAACAGACAATAATACAGTTGAATATCTAGTGTACtttctggagccagcattacacttcagccatcagcaccaggcacaaggatatctacatcagatggaaagaaaaggCAAATGGATCACATTCGTTCACCGTACAGCTACGTATTAGTctgtgcttatcttggcgagagccgagttcaaatcagttcAAAACATAGAGTatgctgtattattattgctttaaatTCCTAACAGTACATTTACACATTTGGGTGTACACACTTTAGTTTGACAATTATCCTTCCAATACCAGTCTAAGCTGTAAACACGTAGCACAACACCAAAGATGGAGTATATTCCAAGAAAAGCTGCTTCACGCTCATTCTATAAAGACTGTCAAGACCTTGATATCATATCAATGTTAAGCCTAATATTTCCACGGTGATGGGTGTATCCCAGTACACAGAAGTCAGCTGATCAAAAAGTATTGTGCTTTCCAGGAGTCTAGTATAGATTACCATAACAATACTACATTTTCACAGAATGACAATTCAGCCACCAACAGTGTCCAGTAGAAATACAACTTAACTATATCTTGTGAAACTATTATACATAAATACTTTATAGATTAGAGATCCCcccgtgggtcaaaccaatgttcctGTCGggatgcatatttttatttttcaaataaacagattatgattttgaatatgcgGTTCTTAAggacggtattattgtcattgcttgcgccccggcacctctCTTTTTGCACGCGGACGAAATAGTTTAACAATGGTGTACTCAATGCCACAACACTTAAACTTTAAAAGAATGATCAAAATTTGCTGAATCTCAACATAATTTTCAAACACTGAGAAGGATTTAGTAGTGCTGAGGTAATTGCGTTTTGCATGCACCAAGAGAGACTTGTCAGAATAGCAGCAAGAATTAATCCCAAAGCGGGTCTGAATTTCTGTGAAAACACATTTACTCACATGAATTGCCATTACTGGCAGGTCAATGTAGTTCAGCAGCTCATAATGAAATTTCACAGACATGCAGGAGGAAAAAAACACCATGAGCTTCTTCTTGCGATTCTTCTTCAGGAAGGTAAAAAGCAGCATTAATCTTTTTTCTGATGGACACACAACATAGCCCTGAAACAGATATCCAAAAAAAGTGCGTCAATAAGGcctttttaaactacattttctacCAATTGTTTGCTCACAATTTACCCCTTAACAGAAAATTTATTCCA
Protein-coding sequences here:
- the LOC121321965 gene encoding 5-hydroxytryptamine receptor 5A-like, whose amino-acid sequence is MGFDINVSLGVNGSSEEEMLERRTFSIFSILMLTLLVILIIATFLWNLLVLVTIFRVKTFHRVPHNLVASMAVSDVMVAALVMPLSLVNELSGRRWRLGRLLCDVWISFDVLCCTASIWNVTAIALDRYWSITRHLEYTLKTRKNISSIMIALTWVLSAVISLSPLFGWGEAYTADDKNCQVSQEPSYTIFSTFGAFYLPLSVVLFVYWKIYKAAKFSIGSRRRNTVIPMPGVVQVKEAPLAPQMVFTVRHATITFQTDGETWREQKERKAAVMVGILIGVFVLCWIPFFITELISPLCSCNIPAVWKSIFLWLGYSNSFFNPFIYTAFNKNYNNAFKNLFSKQR